GGCGAAAACCGCGACCGTCTGCTTGCCCATTTCATTGGCCGCACGCATGACGCGGATTGCGATTTCACCTCGGTTGGCGACGAGAATTTTCTTAAATTCTGTCATATCGGACCCTCTCCCTTGGTACCAGTTTCTGCACTTGCGAAAGGGTTAGGGAGTGAAAACCTCTGAGGCAATACCCAATACGACGGATTTATGACGATCTCGTCGAATAAATCGGCGTTTTATCCGCCATCTCAGAAAAAAATTCAGGATCTTGTTAGGTCGTTGCTTTCGCAAGGAAAAAATCTCCCAAAAGCCATTGCGAACGCAATGATTTCTTCGATTCGAAACATTGCAGCTGCAGCATTTTCGCGATGTTTGAGGTCACTCCGCGGCCATTGACGATGAGGGCGACACGGGCTTTGGTTTTGTTGCTGGTAGCTTGGCTTGCGTCTCTCCGTAGATGCGGACCTGATTGCGGCCACCGTCTTTCGCTGCATAGAGCGCTTCGTCTGCCTGGCGCAGTAGGGCCTGGATATCGCGTTCATTGTCGGGAAAACAGGCGACCCCTGCCGAGATCGTCACGGTCGGCAGGTGCTTTTCCTGATAGAGCACGCGCATCGCTTCGACTTTTTCGCGCAGTTTATTCGCGCGGGCCTCGACGGTTTTTAGATCGCTGCCGGGCCAGATCAACATGAACTCTTCGCCACCCATACGGCAGGCGACATCCTCGCCATCGCAGGCGTCCTGCAGACAGCTTGCCACTTCGCTCAGGACGTTATCACCCGCGTCATGGCCGTGATTGTCGTTGAACTTCTTAAAGTGATCCACATCCAGATAGATCATATAGACCTTTTCGCCTTTTGCCTTGGCAGCGTTTAGGAGGCGGCGCAGACGGTCCAGCATATAGCGGCGATTGAACAGACCTGTCAGAGGATCGCGCGTTGACTGTTCTTGAAGCTGATCGCGCATGCGCACATTGGCAATTGCCATCGAAATCTGTTCGGCACACATCTGCGCCAGTTTCTTACATTTGTAGAAATCCTTGTTGCTGGATGTCTTGCGGCGCCGCAAATTCATCAGCCCAACAGTTTCCCCATGCGCTAGGATCGGAAAACAGTAGTAGGGGCGATCATCATGAGGCTCCGCATGATCGCAACAAAAGTTCACTTCGTGACGACCAAATTCATAGGTGCGCCCACGACGCAGCCCCCAGCAGTCTTCGGGATGGATATGAGGCTTGTATTCACCTCCGTTCCAAGCAGCACACCCGTCCAGCACGTCGCGTGAATTAGAATAGACATAGATCGAGCCTTCCGCGTCGGGCAACAAATGGCTCATGAAGCGCGCAACCATGTCAAAGAGTTCGCCCAATGACTGGCTGGACTGAAGCCATTCGTTGAGGTCGCCCAAAAGCTGTACCTCACGCGCGAGCTGCATCTGCTTTTCAACGAACTCACGCTCTTCCGCCGTTTGGCGTTTGGCCATTTTGACTTGGTATTGGGACGCCCGCGAAGAAATCCAAGCAGTGATTGTCAGCAACAGCGTTATTATCCCGGCAACAGCTGCAAAGGCAATTTGCATCCGTCGCAATGTAAGCTGATGCAGAGTCGTTGCATTCGTATAGAATTCAATAGCCCCAACAACTGTGCCACGTTCCAAAACAGGGACATAGACTTCGTAAACGATGTGTTTTTCGTCCATGTTCGTAAAGAGCGAATGAATTGCGAGACCATCAATCTCTTTAGCGTCTTTTTCCTCACGTTGAACGTAGGTATGCCCCTTTGCGACAACTTCCTTAAAATAGGCTTTGTCATTCACACTGCCAATTTCACGATTGCGCGACGACCAGATTATTGTGCCGTCGAGGTCAAAAAGCTT
This is a stretch of genomic DNA from Cognatishimia activa. It encodes these proteins:
- a CDS encoding sensor domain-containing diguanylate cyclase, coding for MNYLLSHDYVTQAELWKRRVLAHFDDVARPFTEAQLSLDEINYLKRVPDASDIYRIKLFDLDGTIIWSSRNREIGSVNDKAYFKEVVAKGHTYVQREEKDAKEIDGLAIHSLFTNMDEKHIVYEVYVPVLERGTVVGAIEFYTNATTLHQLTLRRMQIAFAAVAGIITLLLTITAWISSRASQYQVKMAKRQTAEEREFVEKQMQLAREVQLLGDLNEWLQSSQSLGELFDMVARFMSHLLPDAEGSIYVYSNSRDVLDGCAAWNGGEYKPHIHPEDCWGLRRGRTYEFGRHEVNFCCDHAEPHDDRPYYCFPILAHGETVGLMNLRRRKTSSNKDFYKCKKLAQMCAEQISMAIANVRMRDQLQEQSTRDPLTGLFNRRYMLDRLRRLLNAAKAKGEKVYMIYLDVDHFKKFNDNHGHDAGDNVLSEVASCLQDACDGEDVACRMGGEEFMLIWPGSDLKTVEARANKLREKVEAMRVLYQEKHLPTVTISAGVACFPDNERDIQALLRQADEALYAAKDGGRNQVRIYGETQAKLPATKPKPVSPSSSMAAE